In one window of Clupea harengus chromosome 4, Ch_v2.0.2, whole genome shotgun sequence DNA:
- the LOC105900180 gene encoding protein-glutamine gamma-glutamyltransferase 2-like isoform X2 encodes MDQALDIDRCDLEFKANNTEHHTEQNGVDRLIIRRGRPFTVSLHLHQSFQPQPDMALTLTVRTGPLPSRESGTMATVNVGDAIDKSRWSGTVSAQTGQTLSLTVCSPADAPIGKYTLLMGQTKAVSLCEFVLLFNPWCRRDAVFMENEDERNEYVLSQDGVIFRGTPPRFKELPWTFGQFEPGVLDICLRILDENPKFIHDADQDCSARRNPVYVTRVLSAMINSSDDRGVLMGNWSGDYTGGVKPTFWTGSGDILRQWNENECNPVRFGQCWVFAAVVCAVSRALGIPCRVVTNYGSAHDTDSNLVIEYMFDENDEDIGDDSIWNFHVWIDSWMARPDLNEGFNGWQASDPTPQERSGGIYCCGPVPVSAIKDGELTVKYDAPFVYAEVNADVVTMVRLKDGRTVKLDGNTTEVGHHISTKAVGKDERHDITNLYKYPEGSEEERMVFEKAKHHNKLLKSGEEPGVHIKIKIAKSTMIGTDFDVIAVVRNNSPTPKTFLLMFYARVLHYNGRTGDSCGFTDVSALKIEPSQETSTPLKLEYSLYGPTITDERLIKLKVLLIESESRQFHKETKTIVLDSPKIFINIVGVPKVNQKLTADITLLNPLPVPMHECVFSIQGIHLTGGQNIVHKIGTVMPEKYATAKVEFVPSSPGRNKLVVAFNSDKLSNISGYETIVIKD; translated from the exons ATGGATCAAG CTCTGGACATTGATCGGTGTGACTTGGAATTCAAGGCCAATAACACTGAGCACCACACGGAACAGAATGGTGTGGACAGGCTGATCATTCGGCGAGGGAGGCCGTTCACCGTGTCACTGCATCTCCATCAGAGTTTCCAGCCTCAGCCTGACATGGCGCTCACTCTCACAGTGCGAACAG GTCCACTCCCATCCCGTGAGTCAGGCACGATGGCTACTGTTAATGTGGGCGATGCCATAGACAAAAGCCGCTGGAGTGGGACCGTGTCTGCACAGACTGGGCAGactctgtctctgaccgtaTGCTCTCCCGCTGATGCTCCCATTGGGAAGTACACCCTGCTCATGGGCCAGACCAAAGCTGTCAGTCTCTGCGAATTTGTGCTGCTTTTCAACCCTTGGTGTAGAA GAGATGCAGTGTTCATGGAGAACGAGGACGAGAGGAACGAGTACGTGCTGTCTCAGGACGGTGTTATCTTTCGGGGGACTCCTCCTCGCTTTAAGGAACTGCCGTGGACCTTCGGTCAG TTTGAGCCTGGTGTTTTAGACATCTGCCTGAGGATCCTCGATGAAAACCCGAAGTTTATCCATGATGCAGACCAGGACTGCTCAGCCAGGAGGAACCCAGTGTATGTGACGCGAGTGCTCAGTGCAATG ATTAACAGCTCCGATGACAGAGGTGTGCTCATGGGAAACTGGTCTGGGGATTATACAGGGGGAGTCAAGCCCACGTTTTGGACGGGCAGTGGGGACATTCTCCGCCAGTGGAATGAAAACGAGTGTAATCCAGTGCGGTTCGGCCAGTGCTGGGTGTTTGCCGCCGTGGTCTGCGCAG TTTCCAGAGCCCTGGGCATCCCATGCCGAGTGGTCACCAATTACGGATCAGCGCACGACACCGACAGCAACCTGGTGATCGAGTACATGTTTGACGAAAATGATGAAGATATTGGTGATGACTCCATATG GAACTTCCATGTGTGGATAGACAGCTGGATGGCTCGGCCTGATCTGAACGAAGGTTTCAATGGCTGGCAAGCGAGTGACCCAACTCCACAAGAACGGAGTGGTG GTATTTACTGTTGTGGCCCTGTACCGGTATCAGCCATCAAAGATGGTGAATTGACAGTGAAGTACGATGCTCCCTTCGTGTATGCTGAAGTCAATGCAGATGTTGTTACCATGGTAAGGCTGAAGGATGGAAGGACTGTTAAACTTGATGGAAACACCACAGAGGTCGGCCATCACATCAGCACCAAGGCTGttggaaaggatgaaagacaTGACATCACAAACCTCTACAAATACCCTGAAg gctcagaggaagagaggatggtgtttgaAAAGGCCAAACACCACAACAAGCTCCTGAAGAGTGGCGAGGAGCCTGGGGTTCACATCAAAATAAAGATCGCAAAATCAACCATGATCGGCACCGACTTTGACGTCATCGCAGTTGTCAGGAATAACTCACCCACTCCCAAAACCTTTCTCTTGATGTTCTATGCGCGAGTGCTTCACTACAATGGCAGGACCGGAGATTCATGTGGATTCACTGATGTTTCTGCGCTGAAAATCGAACCTTCCCAAG AGACATCCACCCCTCTCAAACTGGAATATTCCCTGTACGGCCCGACCATCACAGATGAGAGACTGATCAAGTTGAAGGTTCTTCTGATTGAGTCAGAATCAAGACAGTTCCATAAGGAAACAAAGACCATTGTCCTGGACTCACCAAAGATATTTATCAAT ATTGTTGGCGTGCCAAAGGTAAACCAGAAGTTGACCGCAGATATCACACTTCTGAATCCTCTGCCAGTGCCTATGCACGAGTGTGTCTTCTCCATACAGGGAATTCATCTCACTGGTGGACAAAATATTGTACACAA AATTGGAACAGTGATGCCAGAGAAGTACGCCACAGCTAAGGTTGAATTTGTACCAAGTTCACCAGGGAGAAACAAGCTGGTTGTAGCTTTTAATAGTGATAAATTAAGTAATATCTCAGGATATGAAACCATTGTCATCAAAGACTAA
- the LOC105900180 gene encoding protein-glutamine gamma-glutamyltransferase 2-like isoform X1, translating into MRHLLNRSATWAKLVQLGRLGSNHCRGEARTQPLWWGSPLRISPKLLSTLDIDRCDLEFKANNTEHHTEQNGVDRLIIRRGRPFTVSLHLHQSFQPQPDMALTLTVRTGPLPSRESGTMATVNVGDAIDKSRWSGTVSAQTGQTLSLTVCSPADAPIGKYTLLMGQTKAVSLCEFVLLFNPWCRRDAVFMENEDERNEYVLSQDGVIFRGTPPRFKELPWTFGQFEPGVLDICLRILDENPKFIHDADQDCSARRNPVYVTRVLSAMINSSDDRGVLMGNWSGDYTGGVKPTFWTGSGDILRQWNENECNPVRFGQCWVFAAVVCAVSRALGIPCRVVTNYGSAHDTDSNLVIEYMFDENDEDIGDDSIWNFHVWIDSWMARPDLNEGFNGWQASDPTPQERSGGIYCCGPVPVSAIKDGELTVKYDAPFVYAEVNADVVTMVRLKDGRTVKLDGNTTEVGHHISTKAVGKDERHDITNLYKYPEGSEEERMVFEKAKHHNKLLKSGEEPGVHIKIKIAKSTMIGTDFDVIAVVRNNSPTPKTFLLMFYARVLHYNGRTGDSCGFTDVSALKIEPSQETSTPLKLEYSLYGPTITDERLIKLKVLLIESESRQFHKETKTIVLDSPKIFINIVGVPKVNQKLTADITLLNPLPVPMHECVFSIQGIHLTGGQNIVHKIGTVMPEKYATAKVEFVPSSPGRNKLVVAFNSDKLSNISGYETIVIKD; encoded by the exons ATGAGGCACCTTTTAAATAGGTCCGCcacttgggctaaattggtccaattaggaCGACTTGGATCTAACCATTGTCGTGGGGaagcccggacccaaccattgtggtgggggagtccacTCCGCATTAGTCCCAAACTCCTCTCCA CTCTGGACATTGATCGGTGTGACTTGGAATTCAAGGCCAATAACACTGAGCACCACACGGAACAGAATGGTGTGGACAGGCTGATCATTCGGCGAGGGAGGCCGTTCACCGTGTCACTGCATCTCCATCAGAGTTTCCAGCCTCAGCCTGACATGGCGCTCACTCTCACAGTGCGAACAG GTCCACTCCCATCCCGTGAGTCAGGCACGATGGCTACTGTTAATGTGGGCGATGCCATAGACAAAAGCCGCTGGAGTGGGACCGTGTCTGCACAGACTGGGCAGactctgtctctgaccgtaTGCTCTCCCGCTGATGCTCCCATTGGGAAGTACACCCTGCTCATGGGCCAGACCAAAGCTGTCAGTCTCTGCGAATTTGTGCTGCTTTTCAACCCTTGGTGTAGAA GAGATGCAGTGTTCATGGAGAACGAGGACGAGAGGAACGAGTACGTGCTGTCTCAGGACGGTGTTATCTTTCGGGGGACTCCTCCTCGCTTTAAGGAACTGCCGTGGACCTTCGGTCAG TTTGAGCCTGGTGTTTTAGACATCTGCCTGAGGATCCTCGATGAAAACCCGAAGTTTATCCATGATGCAGACCAGGACTGCTCAGCCAGGAGGAACCCAGTGTATGTGACGCGAGTGCTCAGTGCAATG ATTAACAGCTCCGATGACAGAGGTGTGCTCATGGGAAACTGGTCTGGGGATTATACAGGGGGAGTCAAGCCCACGTTTTGGACGGGCAGTGGGGACATTCTCCGCCAGTGGAATGAAAACGAGTGTAATCCAGTGCGGTTCGGCCAGTGCTGGGTGTTTGCCGCCGTGGTCTGCGCAG TTTCCAGAGCCCTGGGCATCCCATGCCGAGTGGTCACCAATTACGGATCAGCGCACGACACCGACAGCAACCTGGTGATCGAGTACATGTTTGACGAAAATGATGAAGATATTGGTGATGACTCCATATG GAACTTCCATGTGTGGATAGACAGCTGGATGGCTCGGCCTGATCTGAACGAAGGTTTCAATGGCTGGCAAGCGAGTGACCCAACTCCACAAGAACGGAGTGGTG GTATTTACTGTTGTGGCCCTGTACCGGTATCAGCCATCAAAGATGGTGAATTGACAGTGAAGTACGATGCTCCCTTCGTGTATGCTGAAGTCAATGCAGATGTTGTTACCATGGTAAGGCTGAAGGATGGAAGGACTGTTAAACTTGATGGAAACACCACAGAGGTCGGCCATCACATCAGCACCAAGGCTGttggaaaggatgaaagacaTGACATCACAAACCTCTACAAATACCCTGAAg gctcagaggaagagaggatggtgtttgaAAAGGCCAAACACCACAACAAGCTCCTGAAGAGTGGCGAGGAGCCTGGGGTTCACATCAAAATAAAGATCGCAAAATCAACCATGATCGGCACCGACTTTGACGTCATCGCAGTTGTCAGGAATAACTCACCCACTCCCAAAACCTTTCTCTTGATGTTCTATGCGCGAGTGCTTCACTACAATGGCAGGACCGGAGATTCATGTGGATTCACTGATGTTTCTGCGCTGAAAATCGAACCTTCCCAAG AGACATCCACCCCTCTCAAACTGGAATATTCCCTGTACGGCCCGACCATCACAGATGAGAGACTGATCAAGTTGAAGGTTCTTCTGATTGAGTCAGAATCAAGACAGTTCCATAAGGAAACAAAGACCATTGTCCTGGACTCACCAAAGATATTTATCAAT ATTGTTGGCGTGCCAAAGGTAAACCAGAAGTTGACCGCAGATATCACACTTCTGAATCCTCTGCCAGTGCCTATGCACGAGTGTGTCTTCTCCATACAGGGAATTCATCTCACTGGTGGACAAAATATTGTACACAA AATTGGAACAGTGATGCCAGAGAAGTACGCCACAGCTAAGGTTGAATTTGTACCAAGTTCACCAGGGAGAAACAAGCTGGTTGTAGCTTTTAATAGTGATAAATTAAGTAATATCTCAGGATATGAAACCATTGTCATCAAAGACTAA